A part of Arachis hypogaea cultivar Tifrunner chromosome 12, arahy.Tifrunner.gnm2.J5K5, whole genome shotgun sequence genomic DNA contains:
- the LOC140176788 gene encoding uncharacterized protein, which yields MESTKKEHGLLHQILPPCLEDAGLEDCALSPESIHQAFLKAAAAVKSATVIFSNDDDETAGDCVNDPWPAAAEGTFDAVIGIELENELSGACAVEKGCEEGSDEEKVSGGSSCEVEEVVDEIVVGEGAKLGEGEEEPCIDELQGLGIEDDAKKNKKKNYEEEEKNGDVSRLGEPSTKTASFWLSVTLTVNDPRQWPFANSATEMMEGRT from the coding sequence ATGGAGTCAACCAAAAAAGAACACGGGTTACTACACCAGATCCTACCTCCGTGCCTCGAAGATGCAGGCCTCGAAGATTGTGCTCTTTCGCCTGAATCCATCCACCAAGCATTCCTCAAAGCAGCCGCTGCCGTGAAGTCTGCCACCGTGATTTTCTCCAATGACGATGACGAGACCGCCGGAGATTGCGTCAACGACCCATGGCCAGCCGCAGCCGAGGGAACCTTCGATGCTGTGATTGGGATCGAGCTGGAGAACGAGCTGTCCGGAGCATGTGCCGTAGAGAAAGGGTGCGAAGAAGGCAGCGATGAGGAGAAGGTCTCTGGTGGTAGCAGCTGCGAAGTGGAGGAGGTTGTGGATGAAATTGTGGTTGGAGAAGGAGCTAAATTGGGGGAAGGTGAAGAAGAACCTTGCATTGATGAATTGCAAGGCTTGGGAATTGAAGATGAtgcaaagaagaataagaagaaaaactatgaagaagaagagaagaacggCGACGTTTCAAGGCTAGGAGAGCCTTCtaccaaaacggcgtcgttttggttGTCTGTCACATTGACAGTTAACGACCCACGTCAGTGGCCGTTTGCCAACTCAGCTACGGAGATGATGGAAGGACGAACGTGA